From the genome of Tenericutes bacterium MZ-XQ:
AATGTTTAATCATATGTTTCCAAAATGAGATGGATTTTTGTAAAAAATCATCATCATAAAACGAAACATTGATATTTGGAATGTAGTTCGAAAGAAAAATAATTTCTTTGGCTCCTAATCGGTGTGCCTCATGAATGGCATTTAGCACTTTACGTTTAACAATTTCAAATATATCTAAATCTTGGGTTGCTGGACTCATATCGATATAAGGTCCATCAACAATCAGTATTTGATTTGAGTTTAGATGAAAATCAGATACATGATTGATATTAGAGTTCATAAGCGTCTCTAGATTGATGACTTCCATTTGATTTAGATCAACGATCTTATGGTTTTGAATCAAAACCCCTTGTTTTATATCATGTCTTTTCATAATCACTCTCCTAACGATATTTTATTGACTCATTTGGTTTATGACATATCCCACATAATCTTTCATCCGATGTTCTACATACGATTCTTGATGAGAAATATCAGGAAAGATGTTATCTTTGTCCATTTTTATTGAGTGATCACTTTCTAATCCAAACGTGAGTCCATATGGATACGCTTTTGGATCAACAATCACTTTAAATCCTAAACCATTTAGAGTTTTTACCATAGGCTCATTAAGCATCGTTTGATAATGTTTTACTACATCAACACGATCTACAAGTCCACCGTGAGTAACAAGACCAATCTTTGCCTTTTGAAGAGGATGAACATAAGACGGATCTTTTAACCAAGATGCATAAAATATTTCGTTTAGTTTCTCTAAAAAAATCATCAGTTTTGATGGGAATGGTGCATAAAAAGGAATGACAAAAAAGATGAGATCTGGATGTTTGATATCTTCCAATAATTTTTTAAAAGATGAATCTACTTCACATGTTTTACTTTCCGCACACTTACCACATAAGTGACATGGCTTTAATCCATAATCTTTGATGTTGATGATATCAACATCTTGATGTGTCAGTTTTTGGATGACTCTACCAATCTGTGTTGAGTTTGTTACAGCTTTACTCGTATTTTGTGAAAATGATATGACTGTCATTTGCATATGTTTATATCCCTTTTCCTTTGATCGTTTTTATCTACTTTATTCTAGCATAAGTGTTCTAAAAAGGAAAGATGACCTCACACGTTTAAAAAAGGAAAAAACAAGTAGGTATGAATCTACTTGTTTTAGGAGGAGATGTTATTTAAAGTTTATCTTAAACTGAATGTTTGATTCATTTTTTAATTGATATGATTGATCTCTCCATGTAATGGAAACTTCTTTTTGGTTAATCATAAATGTATCTTTGCCTTGTTCACCATAAAGATTGATCGAAAGTAACTTAAAGTCTAAGTCATTAGTGATCGGTGATAATAGATCATCACCTTGAGTAATTAATGCTTTTCCTGATCTCAAAAAGACTAGCATATCATAAAGATCAACATCAAAGGTATGTGTTTGATTACCTTGATAGGCTTCATTACTTAGTAAATGTATCCAAGTACCTTCTGGAAAGATTACTTCTCTTTGTTTTTGATTTGGATTTAACACAGGTGCAACCAATAGATTACCAAACATATGTTGATCATCGATATGTGCATACTTCTCATCATTAAACGCAACCATCATATGCTTCATCACTGTGGTATGATCTAATATCGCCTGTGTTGTCCAACTATAGATGGATGGGAGTAAATGCATACGCAAATAATAATAGTTAATCAGTTGTGGTAGTTCTTCTATTTTTTCATGATAAGATGCAATATGCCATGGAGTGCGTTCATTATGTAATTCTTTAGATGGATCTAGTTTTGCAAACTGTCCACCTACAGGCTCAGAATGACATTGCATGATTGGCACAAACACCGCAAGTTGTGTTGATCTCACATAAAGTTCATAAGAAGGCATATCACCTGCAAATCCGCCAATGTCAAAACTCCATAACGCATGACCAGATAGTGCTGCAGATAAGCCTGCACCATAAACATGTCTTAATTCATCCCACGTTGATTTTTGATCTCCTGCCCAGATAATCGTATCTTTTTTACTGCCATGATAGCCAGCTCTAGAAAATAGAACTTGATCATCTGTCATCTTTTCTTTATACGTTTCAGTATAAAGTCTTGAATAATCGTTGGTCATTTGTTTTCCAGTTGAACCATCATAAAAACTACATTTTTCATCTGAGATAAACTCACCACCATCGGTTTTAAATCCATCAACACCAATATCTAGTAAGTATCTTCTTTGTTTCATCCACCAATCTCTTGTTTTTGGATTGGTGAAATCTGGAACATATGATCCAGGAAACCAACGACCCTCAGGTATTTTAAAGGGCTTTTCATCTAGTTTTACAATCATATCTTCTTTAACTGCATAAGCCTTATCATTTTCATGCTTTGGATTAAGCTTCTCATGAGATTCCATGTGTTTTAAAACCGGAATTTGCCAAAGTAGGACTTTGATATTTTCGTCATGTAGTGCTTTGATCATGGCTTTTGGATCTGTCCAAAGGCCATGTGGATCAAATGTAAAGTCCTCATAACGATAAGGTGTATCTTTGATTTGATAAGATGCACCGTTAAAAATATAGAAGGTTGCTTCATCACTCCACTGTTCAATCACTAAAGCTGAAACTGGAATTTGATGCTTTTTTAGTATGTTTAATTGGTTTAATATCAGTTCTTGTGAGTTCCATCTGTGAGCTGAAATCCAAGGACCAAATACCCAAAGTGGTGGCATTAATGTTTCTGTTAATGCATTATATGATTTGATGATGTCTTCATAAGATCCTTCAAAGATATAAATCTCTGTATGTTCATCTAACTTAGAAATATCAATCATGATCGGTTGTTTAAACTCAAAATTGATGACATCTTTCGTATGAATAAATACACCTAATCCATGTTCTAAGATAAAGAAAGGACATGGATAGTATGTCTTTTCACCTTGATTACAAAACTTCTCAAAAACCTCATTAACGACTATATGATGTTTTTGATTGATACCATTATATTTTTCACCAAGTCCATAGACAAATGATGATTCACCCATAATCATCAGATGACTACGTGTTTTTGTAATGAGATATGATTTGGTTTTAATTGATGTTAAATCTTTTAACTTATACATTTTATGCATCATTTCTTACCTTCCATACATATCTGATATATGCAGCACAAACAAACTCTGCATTTGCCCACATCAGTGGGTTAATGAGTGGTCGTGCTTCTAATTGAGCATCAATGGCTTCTGGTAACATGCCATATCCATTTTGATGTGCTTTCATGAAATCCATAAAATTTAAATAATCTTTTTCATAACCTAATACATAAGCAGTCTCTGCAGCTGCAGCTGTATTAAAGATCCAAGGACCATCATGATATTCTTGTTCACTATAACCAATGCCATATGTATAATAGGCTGCGTGTGTTTTTAATGTGTGATATGATGCTCTATATTTATCCGTTAAGGGATAATGGAAACTTGTCCCAAAGAGCTGTGGTGTATCATAACGTTTAATCACATCATGATGATAATCCACATAGCCATAATAGTAATAGTCTTCTTGACCATAAGTAGCTTCAATTGCTTGATGAAGATTTTCATAATGCTTCATCCATTTATCTTTTAAATCCTTCATCTGAAAGATAGCAAACATATCTAGTGCAGCTTTTAATCCTCCACAAATAAACATGTTGGTTGACGTAATAAATGCAGGTCCGTAAACCCCTTCATTGACACCACCTTCAGGCCCATATAAACCGTTTTTCTTCTCGGTTTGTAAGAGAATACTTAAGATGCGATCTAACGTCTCAAAATCGCATAATAGTTCGCCTTTAGCTAAATAATAGTCTTTAAATATCGATGCGAAATAACCGATAAAGTCAATTTGCTTAAAAACATCATTGTTTGCGCCTTCATCACCGGTTTGATCGAAGCGATATCTTTGAAAATATTCACCATTTTCTTTAAGTTCACACTTTAAGAAAAATTGAATGATTGACATGAAATCATCAAACAGATGTGCATATAAAAATGCTCTTGCACCCATCAGTGCATCTCTTGAATAAAAGGCAACATGTCCATTTGCGAAATAATGTCCGGTTAAATCAGCTGGAAGAAGTCCACCAAGTAAAGCGCCTTTTAATGCTACCAATTTCACTTTAACTTCTTCAGTCATGATCATATCCGGATTGATTTTTGATAAATAATGATTCCAATAGGTTTTGACATCATCAAAACCTTTTGAAAAATCATATGAGTTTTGAGCCTTAACAGATAACATCCAATTAAATGTATATGATTCACCTTGGTCTAAAATGATATCTGAACAAATGATAGATGCTAAAGGTGTTTTCGTCATCCCCTTAGATGCATCTGTTCTATGCTCATTAAATAACATGGATTGAAACCCACGATACATAAAACCACTGGGTGCATCTTCTACGATATATGCATAAGTTTTTTGTTGATCGGTTTTTATCCCTAATGGATAACCATCAACATCAAGTTCTAGTTTCCCATCTTGATAATTCCACTTTGAAGTTGTTTTCAGTTGAGTAATCGCAAGTGCACCTACTGAAAACTGTTGTTTTTCATTGCTTGTATTCATAATTGTTGTTTGAAATCTAATATATGTCTCATGAGCAGCAACTTGATCGATTTTCTCAAAACCATCATAAACAAAATGATCTTTCATGATTGCATAATCAATCACTTCACTTACTTTTGCATGGTGCCTTTTCGGATGTCCAACTTTAGGTTTAACCCGGTCTGCATAATAGAGTACATCATCTTTTTTAACAACAGATGTTGCGGTATGAATCAAATCTTTTTCATAAGTATCTACATATAAGTGTTGTAGTCCACAAGCTTTCTGATCAATGATGGTATCATGAAGACCATATAAAGCACTAAATGTATTTGATCCAATATATGTTAGCCCTGGATATCTCATTTGACACCGCCTTCTTGTACGCCTCTGATAAAGTATTTTTGTGCAAATGCATAAACCAATAAGATTGGCCCCATAGAAACAAGTGATCCTGCCATCAGTGTATTATACTCAGTACCATACTGTGCATTCAGTTTACTTAAAAGTACAGGTAAAGTCACCTTATCTGGATCAGTAAGGATAATTAAAGGCCAAAAGTAATCATTCCAGTAATGCATGAAATTGATCACGAATAACGTTGTTAATGGCACAATACTAATCGGAATAATAATCTTAAAAAATACATGAATTAATGAAGCTCCATCCATATAAGCTGCTTCAATGAGTTCATTTGAGATCTTTCTCATAAATTGTCTGAGCAAGAAAATCGCAAACACATTATAAACAGATGGTAATATAACACCTAAGTATGAATTATTCAAACCCAATTTCGTTAAAATAATGAATATTGGAATTCCAGTCACTTGTAGAGGAATCATCATACTCATTAAAAACAACACGAATAACACATTCTTAAATCTAAATTCAAATTTCGCAAAAATAAACGCTGCGAAACTCGCACTTAGAAGCGTTAATATGGTTGAACTTAATGTGATGAGCAAACTGTTAAACGTTGATCTTAAAAATGGTAGTTTCGTCAAAACCTTAATAAAAGCATCAAAAGAAACATTTTTAGGTATCCATTCGATCGGAATGGCCATCAAAGCTTCTTGACTCTTTAAAGATGTTGAAATCATCCAAAAAAAGGGAATAATGCTTAAGAAAGTGATTACGCATAAGATTAAAATGACATTCATGCTTTTCAGCTTAAATTTCTTATTCATAAAACACCCACTTCTTCTGAAATACCAGTTGTATAATCGTCACAATCACAATCATAATGAGTAAGACAATAGACAGTGCTGCAGCATAACCCATATTGAAATATCTAAATCCATAGGTATAAATACGCTCAACTAACACTTGAGTCGATCCAAATGGTCCGCCTCCAGTCATAACCATGACTTGAGGGAAAAGTTGGAACGAGTTAATCATTGTCGTAATCAATACAAAAAATAAAGTTGGTGATACAAGTGGTAATGTAATTTTTAAAGTCTTTTTAAATGAGCTAGCTCCATCAATCTCAGCCGCTTCATAAACCTCTTTATCAACATTTCTAAGTGCCCCAAAGATGATCAGTGAAAAGAAACCTAAGTCTTTCCAAATACTCACCATCACAATCGATACCATCGACCATTTTGGATCAGTTAGCCATCCAGGTCCCTGGATGCCCACAAGATCAAGTAAGTTATTGATAATACCATATTGTCCATTTAAAGCTGATCTCCATATAATAGAACCTGCAACCCAACTGGTGAGTACTGGAATGAATAATAAGACTCTAAATGCACCGACACCTTTAACTTTTTGATCAAAGAGTAATGCTAATAAGAAAGATGAAATCATGATTAACGGTATATACATCACAATAAATTTTAATGTATTTTTTAAAACCCGGTAAAATTCATCAGAACTAAAGATATCTTTATAATTCGTGATACCTATCCAGTCTGGTGTTCCACCGATAATATCCCATGACGTAAAACTTAAATAAAAAGCAGATAACATAGGAAGTAGTGAAAAGATGATGTAGCCAAGAATACTTGGTACTAGAAATAAAACAATATAGAATTTGATGTTTTTTTGTAAGTGGTTCATGCTTTTTTCCTACTTCCTATAGATATATCTACTCTATGAATTAACTAAATTTTGAAACGATTTCTGCTTGTGCATCATCAAGAGCTTTTTGTGCAGTAATCTCACCAGCGATTGCTAAATCTAAGTAAGATTGAAGTACATCTGCAACTTGACCAAATTTTTCTAATGATGGTGGCATCACTAAATGATTCAGTGATTCAAATACTGCTTCTTTATTTGCAGGAGGTGTAATCGCTGTATATGCAGTTCTTACTTCATCTGTAAGTGCAACTGGTAAATCCCAGTTCGCGTTTGCTCTAAGTAATGCAGCTTCTTCACTACCTGATAAGAATGCAGCAAATTTTTGAGCAGCTTCACTTTCTTCTGTTTGTGCACTTACAACAACTGCATCAGAGAAGAAATGCGTAGCTTTTTGTGAGATACCTGGTTCAACTTCGATATCCCAAGCAAATGATGCATTTTCAGCAAAGTTACTAAATGCCCAAATACCAGTAACGATCATACCTAAGCGACCTGATAAGAATAAATCCCAGTCACCCATACCACCCATTTGTTCTGCATTAGGTGTTACATTGGTTTCATTGATTCTTGCAATCATCATTTCTAATGCTTCAACGTTTTCAGTTGAGTTGATTGTAAATGCGCTTTGATCAGCATTCATCATTGATCCGCCGTTTTGTGCAACAGTCTTATAAAACTCCCATGTTTGAATTGGACGGAAAATACCATAGATATCTGTACCTAAGTCACTAATTGCTTGTGCAGCAGCTAATTCTTCTGCCCAAGTCCAAGAGCTTGTAGGATAAGCTATTTCTGCTTGATCAAATAGATCTTTGTTATAGATTAACACAACATTTGAAAATTTAGTAGGTAATCCGAATTGTTTATCACCAATTTGGAATGCTTCTAAAGTTGTTGCATGAACGTTATCTAAATCAAGATCATCTGTTTCGATTTCTAGTAATGCATTTTTATCTGCATATGCTCTAAAGTTTTCGATGTTTAATTCAAATACATCTGGTGCTTGATTTCCAGCAACTCTAATTGCTAATTGAGTGAAATAATCATCATATCCAAGTGTTTCTACGTTTACCGTAATGTTTGGATTTTCTTCCTCAAAAGCTTCAACCATATCAGTAAGTGTATCTTCCTGACCTCCATTAGAAGAATAGTTTAAGAATGTGATTTCTACATCTTCAGATTCTTCTTCTTGACATGCAACGATCATCACTGACGCAATGATGAGCATGCCTAATAACATAAGTTTTTTCATATTTTTCTCCTTTTATATTTTTGCCCTGTAAGCTATGACGATAGCTTCATAAGGTCTTAATACCGAAATTTCTGGTGATACGTCTTGATAATTATGAATCACAATATTTCCATCTGTTGATATTGGTTCATCTAATGTGATTTGTTCATCATAGAAATTACAGATGACTTTAAGTGTCATGTCATCAGTTACACGATCATAAGCAAAGATAGATGGATGATCTTTAAATGTCATGATGAATTTTCCATGTTTGATGATGTCTTGATAATCACTAAACCTTCTTAAGTGAATCAGTTTTTTATAATAATTGAATACTGAAGACGGATCATTTAAGTTAGCTAATACGTTAATGTCTATATAATTAGGATTCACTTTAATCCAAGGTTTGACATTTGAGAAGCCTGCATATGCTTGATCATTCCATTGCATCGGCGTTCTTGCGTTATCTCTACCCTTAGCTTCTATCGATTTAATGATATCTTTCATGTCGAATCCTTTTTGGATGCGATCATTGATCATATTGATCGTTTCAACATCTTGATATTCATCCATCTCAAAGGATAGATTGGTCATCCCAATTTCTTCACCTTGATAAATGTAAGGTGTGCCTTGCATGAAATGTAGGAGTGTCGCTAGCATTTTTGCTGATTCTACTCTGTAAGTCTTATCATTGCCCCACCTTGAAACGATTCTTGGCAAGTCATGATTATTCCAAAACAGTGAATTCCATCCTTGATTGTAAAGTGTTGTTTGTTGTTCTTCAAACACTTTTTTAAGATCCATAAGATTTAATGGTTTTAAATCCCATTTTTCCTTGCCTGCTTCTTGATCAAGAAGACTGTGTTGGAAATTAAAGATCATTGAAAACTCTGATTGATCTGGATTTGAATATAGTTTACTTTTCTCAGGTGTCGCACCCCATGTTTCACCAACTGTAATCAGATCGTGATTTTTAAAAGCTTCTTTGTTCATCTCTTTGATATACTCGTGAAGTTTTGGTCCATCCCCAATGATGTTTTCATCAATCTCTTTTGCGATTAAATCAATGACATCGAATCTAAACCCTTTAATCCCTAAATCAATCCAAAACTTTAAAATATCATAGATTTCTTTTCTTACAGGTTTGTGATGCCAATTAAGATCAGGCTGATCTTTATCAAATAGATGTAAGTAATATGAATCTGTAGGTTCATGATACGTCCAAGCAGAATTTAAGAATATTGATTGTAGGTCACTTGGTGGCCCTGATTCTGATTTTCTAAACACATAATAATCTCTATAAGGGCTCATCTCATCTTTTAAGGCTTCTTTAAACCACTCATGTTCACTTGATGTATGATTTGCGACGATATCCATCATGATATGGATATCTAAG
Proteins encoded in this window:
- a CDS encoding sugar ABC transporter permease → MNHLQKNIKFYIVLFLVPSILGYIIFSLLPMLSAFYLSFTSWDIIGGTPDWIGITNYKDIFSSDEFYRVLKNTLKFIVMYIPLIMISSFLLALLFDQKVKGVGAFRVLLFIPVLTSWVAGSIIWRSALNGQYGIINNLLDLVGIQGPGWLTDPKWSMVSIVMVSIWKDLGFFSLIIFGALRNVDKEVYEAAEIDGASSFKKTLKITLPLVSPTLFFVLITTMINSFQLFPQVMVMTGGGPFGSTQVLVERIYTYGFRYFNMGYAAALSIVLLIMIVIVTIIQLVFQKKWVFYE
- a CDS encoding sugar ABC transporter permease, which encodes MNKKFKLKSMNVILILCVITFLSIIPFFWMISTSLKSQEALMAIPIEWIPKNVSFDAFIKVLTKLPFLRSTFNSLLITLSSTILTLLSASFAAFIFAKFEFRFKNVLFVLFLMSMMIPLQVTGIPIFIILTKLGLNNSYLGVILPSVYNVFAIFLLRQFMRKISNELIEAAYMDGASLIHVFFKIIIPISIVPLTTLFVINFMHYWNDYFWPLIILTDPDKVTLPVLLSKLNAQYGTEYNTLMAGSLVSMGPILLVYAFAQKYFIRGVQEGGVK
- a CDS encoding glucohydrolase; this encodes MWWKQAVVYQIYPKSFYDTNGDGIGDIKGIIKKLPYLHDLGINVIWLCPVYPSPQKDNGYDISDYYGIHETFGTLDDMKMLIKEAKALDIHIMMDIVANHTSSEHEWFKEALKDEMSPYRDYYVFRKSESGPPSDLQSIFLNSAWTYHEPTDSYYLHLFDKDQPDLNWHHKPVRKEIYDILKFWIDLGIKGFRFDVIDLIAKEIDENIIGDGPKLHEYIKEMNKEAFKNHDLITVGETWGATPEKSKLYSNPDQSEFSMIFNFQHSLLDQEAGKEKWDLKPLNLMDLKKVFEEQQTTLYNQGWNSLFWNNHDLPRIVSRWGNDKTYRVESAKMLATLLHFMQGTPYIYQGEEIGMTNLSFEMDEYQDVETINMINDRIQKGFDMKDIIKSIEAKGRDNARTPMQWNDQAYAGFSNVKPWIKVNPNYIDINVLANLNDPSSVFNYYKKLIHLRRFSDYQDIIKHGKFIMTFKDHPSIFAYDRVTDDMTLKVICNFYDEQITLDEPISTDGNIVIHNYQDVSPEISVLRPYEAIVIAYRAKI